In Camarhynchus parvulus chromosome 21, STF_HiC, whole genome shotgun sequence, a genomic segment contains:
- the NPPA gene encoding natriuretic peptides A, protein MDTKGSFFYGFLLLLLIQLQPSRANPIYSLSPAKELASMEALLERLEDKFAMMEALESNPDLQEPKTQEEILPELADDSDNQRAEPRLASNTPLSYRDPFLKRLRGLQMPRMMRDSGCFGRRIDRIGSLSGMGCNGYRRN, encoded by the exons ATGGACACTAAAGGCTCATTTTTCTATGgcttccttttgctgctgctcatccagctccagcccagcagagccaacCCTATCTacagcctcagccctgccaaaGAACTGGCCAGCATGGAG GCTCTGCTGGAAAGACTGGAGGATAAGTTTGCAATGATGGAAGCCCTGGAGTCCAATCCCGACCTGCAAGAACCCAAAACCCAGGAGGAGATCCTGCCGGAACTCGCCGATGACAGTGACAACCAGAGGGCTGAACCCAGGCTGGCATCCAACACCCCTCTGTCCTACAGGGACCCCTTCCTCAAGAGACTGAGGGGGCTGCAGATGCCCAGGATGATGAGAGATTCTGGTTGTTTTGGGAGGAGGATTGACAGGATTGGGTCCCTCAGCGGGATGGGCTGCAATG GTTACCGGAGAAATTAG